From the genome of Pseudomonas sp. AB6, one region includes:
- a CDS encoding ketoacyl-ACP synthase III, producing MIGIKSIASYVPVAGVDNYAQGAKFDKNEDFILGKIGSAFLPRKDAEQETSDLCVEAVNALFANNPDLKRESIDVLIVVTQNGDEEGLPHTAAIVQDKLGLPTTVAAFDISLGCSGYVYGIYAIKGFMEATGMKNGLLVTADPYSKIVDPQDRNTTMLFGDAATATWIGEDAAWQLGKAKFGTDGSGAPHLKVSNGVFFMNGRQVFNFALVKVPAHLHELLDESGLTGNDIDAYCIHQGSAAIVDAVARRFEGEPEKFIKDMLETGNTVSSSIPLLLEKHVLNSTWRRVAISGFGVGLSWGSAILHRP from the coding sequence ATGATTGGCATAAAAAGCATAGCGAGTTACGTGCCCGTAGCTGGCGTCGATAACTACGCACAAGGTGCCAAGTTCGATAAGAACGAAGACTTCATCCTCGGCAAGATCGGCTCTGCCTTCCTGCCGCGCAAAGACGCCGAGCAAGAAACATCGGACCTGTGTGTGGAAGCGGTGAATGCGTTGTTTGCGAACAACCCGGATCTCAAGCGCGAATCCATTGATGTACTGATCGTCGTCACCCAGAACGGTGACGAAGAAGGCCTGCCTCACACGGCGGCCATCGTTCAGGACAAGCTGGGGTTGCCCACCACCGTCGCCGCCTTCGATATTTCCCTCGGCTGCTCGGGTTACGTCTACGGCATCTACGCGATCAAAGGCTTCATGGAGGCCACGGGCATGAAAAACGGCCTGCTGGTGACCGCTGACCCGTATTCGAAAATTGTCGACCCGCAAGACCGCAACACCACCATGCTGTTCGGTGACGCGGCCACCGCGACCTGGATAGGCGAAGACGCGGCTTGGCAGTTGGGCAAGGCCAAGTTTGGTACCGACGGCTCGGGTGCACCGCATCTGAAAGTCAGCAATGGCGTGTTTTTCATGAACGGCCGTCAAGTGTTCAATTTCGCGTTAGTGAAAGTCCCTGCGCATTTGCATGAGCTGCTCGACGAGTCAGGCCTGACAGGCAACGACATTGACGCTTACTGCATTCACCAAGGCAGTGCGGCCATTGTCGATGCCGTGGCACGGCGCTTCGAAGGCGAGCCAGAAAAATTCATCAAGGACATGCTTGAGACCGGGAACACCGTGTCGTCGAGTATTCCGCTGTTGCTAGAGAAGCATGTATTGAATTCAACCTGGAGACGCGTGGCAATCAGCGGTTTCGGGGTGGGCTTGTCGTGGGGATCGGCGATTCTCCACCGCCCGTAA
- the pseI gene encoding pseudaminic acid synthase, with product MTSIKIGQRSIGAGSVPFIIAEMSGNHNQSLEVALQIVEAAAKAGAHALKLQTYTADTMTLNLDHGEFFIKDPDSLWAGSSLYTLYEKAHTPWEWHAPIFARAKALGMLAFSTPFDESAVDFLESLEVPAYKIASFENTDLPLIRRVAATGKPMIMSTGMASVAELDESVRAARAAGCKDLILLKCTSTYPASPVNSHLRTIPHLRELFGCEVGLSDHSMGVGVSVAAVALGATVIEKHFTLDRSAGGVDASFSLEPAELASLVVETKRAWQAMGQVHYGVTEAERKSLVYRRSLYVTQDMEAGELFSADNLRAIRPGLGLAPKHSDAVIGRRAKHGLKRGTPLDWSMVE from the coding sequence ATGACTAGCATCAAGATTGGCCAACGCTCGATTGGTGCTGGATCGGTACCGTTTATCATTGCCGAGATGAGCGGTAACCATAACCAGTCGTTGGAGGTTGCACTGCAAATCGTTGAGGCGGCGGCAAAAGCCGGTGCTCACGCCCTGAAACTGCAAACCTACACCGCCGACACCATGACCCTGAACCTTGATCACGGCGAGTTTTTCATCAAAGACCCGGACAGTCTGTGGGCGGGCTCATCGTTGTATACGCTGTACGAAAAAGCCCATACGCCCTGGGAATGGCACGCGCCGATTTTCGCCCGGGCCAAAGCGCTGGGCATGCTGGCGTTCTCGACGCCCTTCGATGAAAGTGCAGTGGACTTCCTGGAAAGCCTGGAGGTTCCGGCCTACAAAATCGCCAGTTTTGAAAACACCGATTTGCCGTTGATTCGTCGTGTAGCCGCCACCGGCAAACCGATGATCATGTCCACCGGCATGGCCAGCGTTGCCGAGTTGGACGAAAGCGTCCGTGCTGCCCGTGCGGCCGGGTGCAAAGACTTGATCCTGCTCAAATGCACCAGCACTTACCCCGCTTCGCCAGTGAACAGCCACCTGCGGACGATTCCACACTTGCGCGAACTGTTCGGTTGCGAAGTGGGGCTGTCCGATCACTCCATGGGCGTTGGCGTTTCTGTTGCGGCCGTGGCGCTCGGGGCAACGGTGATTGAAAAACACTTTACTCTGGATCGCTCTGCGGGCGGGGTAGACGCAAGTTTCTCATTGGAACCGGCGGAGTTGGCGAGCCTGGTGGTTGAAACCAAGCGTGCCTGGCAAGCCATGGGGCAGGTGCATTACGGCGTGACGGAGGCCGAGCGTAAGTCGCTGGTTTATCGTCGGTCGTTGTATGTCACCCAAGACATGGAGGCGGGTGAATTGTTCAGCGCCGACAATCTGCGGGCCATCCGCCCCGGCCTCGGATTAGCGCCCAAACACAGCGACGCGGTCATCGGTCGGCGTGCCAAACATGGGTTGAAACGGGGTACGCCCTTGGACTGGTCGATGGTCGAATAA
- the pseG gene encoding UDP-2,4-diacetamido-2,4,6-trideoxy-beta-L-altropyranose hydrolase, with the protein MNVLIRADASHAIGSGHIARCLTLATVLRDSGAQVSFACRLLPGHLLDRLTAQGWRTYALPAAYAETSDAGQDIEAALPWQADIAALQQVLPVDECFDWIIVDHYGLDHQWQTAARQWGLKIAAIDDLANRRHATDLLLDQNFSGTPEAYDPWTTPACRCLLGPRFAMIRDEFKRPPVPIRPQAKRILVNFGGFDAAGETWKAMLALVDFHELEVDFIAGTGNPKGSSMQAMASTRPTWRLQTHTEHFAELMAHADLFIGAGGGTSWERAALGLPTICIAVAANQQANAQAMAAVGAHLYLGPCESVSVELLRDAIGVLVTNHGLRQSFAERSRQMVDGQGARRVAVALEGEFLQVRLATMADARLLFDGRNAQPVRQRSGHSQLIDWHKHLAWLAATLSNVQRVLLIAEARDGPVGVLRYDLTGERAEVSVYLLDGRFGLGWGRALLLKGEHFARCHWPQLQAIEARVLPANQASIRLFREAGYAQADCRFERVLKDHSDD; encoded by the coding sequence GTGAACGTCCTGATTCGAGCCGACGCGTCCCATGCCATTGGCAGCGGCCATATTGCGCGCTGCCTGACCCTGGCAACGGTGTTGCGCGACAGCGGTGCGCAGGTGAGCTTTGCCTGTCGTTTACTGCCGGGGCATTTGCTTGACCGGTTAACGGCTCAAGGTTGGCGCACCTATGCCTTGCCAGCGGCGTATGCCGAAACGTCCGATGCCGGACAAGACATTGAAGCTGCATTGCCCTGGCAGGCCGATATTGCAGCGCTGCAACAGGTGTTGCCAGTGGATGAGTGCTTCGATTGGATCATCGTCGATCATTACGGCCTGGACCATCAGTGGCAGACCGCAGCGCGGCAATGGGGATTAAAAATTGCGGCCATCGATGACTTGGCCAATCGCCGTCACGCTACGGATTTACTGCTCGACCAGAATTTCAGCGGCACACCCGAGGCGTACGATCCCTGGACTACCCCCGCATGCCGATGCTTATTGGGTCCACGCTTTGCGATGATTCGTGACGAGTTCAAGCGCCCCCCGGTACCGATTCGGCCGCAGGCAAAACGGATTCTGGTGAATTTCGGTGGCTTCGATGCGGCGGGTGAGACGTGGAAAGCCATGTTGGCGCTTGTCGACTTTCATGAGCTGGAGGTTGATTTCATCGCAGGCACCGGCAACCCAAAAGGGTCCTCTATGCAGGCCATGGCCAGTACGCGTCCGACCTGGCGCTTACAGACCCATACCGAGCACTTTGCTGAACTAATGGCGCACGCGGATCTGTTTATTGGTGCGGGCGGCGGCACCAGTTGGGAGCGAGCGGCTTTAGGGCTGCCGACTATCTGTATTGCGGTGGCGGCCAATCAACAGGCCAACGCCCAAGCTATGGCCGCCGTCGGCGCACACTTGTATCTGGGGCCGTGTGAAAGCGTTTCGGTCGAGCTGCTGCGCGACGCCATTGGTGTGCTAGTGACGAATCACGGCTTACGCCAGAGCTTTGCCGAGCGCTCGCGTCAGATGGTTGATGGCCAAGGCGCAAGGCGTGTCGCGGTGGCACTGGAGGGTGAGTTTTTGCAGGTGCGTTTGGCAACCATGGCCGATGCACGTTTACTGTTTGACGGACGCAACGCGCAGCCTGTTCGCCAACGCTCGGGGCACTCTCAATTAATCGACTGGCACAAACATCTCGCTTGGCTGGCGGCCACGCTCAGTAATGTTCAGCGAGTATTGTTGATCGCCGAAGCGCGCGACGGGCCGGTAGGGGTTTTACGTTACGATCTCACTGGCGAGCGAGCCGAGGTCTCGGTCTATCTGCTCGACGGCCGCTTTGGGCTCGGTTGGGGCCGGGCGCTGTTGCTAAAGGGTGAACACTTCGCTCGGTGTCATTGGCCTCAATTACAGGCTATTGAGGCTCGGGTACTGCCCGCCAATCAAGCGTCAATCCGTCTGTTTCGAGAGGCTGGGTACGCCCAAGCCGATTGCCGCTTCGAGCGCGTTTTAAAGGATCATTCAGATGACTAG
- the pseF gene encoding pseudaminic acid cytidylyltransferase, translating into MTAVAIIPARGGSKRIARKNLKLFNGQPMIVWSIRAALKCGLFDQVVVSTDDEEIAAVARGHGAKVPFMRPARLADDFTGTAAVIVHSLTTLQEQGQRFEYACCIYATAPLLQARYLAEGLTLLKQHPDKSYAFSVCGFGFAVQRALGLTEEGALQSMYPQFRETRSQDLPVAYQDAGQFYWGHSEAWLRGDVLFSEQSLPVILPRHLVQDIDNEEDWTRAEYLYAALLAGGELEP; encoded by the coding sequence ATGACAGCGGTGGCGATAATCCCGGCCCGGGGCGGCAGCAAACGGATTGCGCGCAAGAATCTTAAGCTGTTTAACGGTCAGCCGATGATCGTTTGGTCAATACGCGCTGCGCTTAAATGCGGGTTGTTCGATCAGGTTGTGGTTAGCACCGACGACGAAGAGATTGCCGCAGTCGCTAGGGGGCACGGTGCGAAGGTGCCGTTCATGCGCCCGGCACGTCTGGCTGATGATTTCACGGGCACGGCAGCGGTTATTGTTCATTCGCTGACGACGCTCCAGGAACAAGGCCAGCGCTTCGAGTATGCGTGCTGCATTTATGCCACCGCGCCGTTACTGCAAGCCCGCTACCTGGCTGAAGGATTGACCCTCCTGAAGCAGCACCCCGACAAATCCTATGCTTTCTCGGTCTGCGGTTTTGGTTTCGCTGTGCAGCGGGCCTTGGGGTTGACCGAGGAGGGCGCCTTGCAATCGATGTATCCGCAATTCCGGGAAACCCGCTCGCAAGATTTGCCCGTGGCCTATCAAGACGCCGGGCAATTTTATTGGGGGCACAGCGAGGCGTGGCTGCGTGGTGATGTGTTGTTTTCCGAGCAAAGTCTGCCGGTTATCCTGCCTCGGCATTTGGTTCAGGACATCGACAACGAAGAAGACTGGACTCGGGCTGAATACCTTTACGCCGCCTTGCTTGCGGGCGGGGAGCTGGAGCCGTGA
- a CDS encoding pseudaminic acid biosynthesis-associated methylase, which translates to MRDLSEQEQFWQGNFGDQYVRRNQGQPLTAANLALFAKALARTLRLDSLLELGTNTGNNLQALHQLFPSCELHGVEINAHAHVCAQALGIGDVWHGSLFDYPHDRTFDLTLSKGVLIHLAPELLPTAYAQLHGLSQRYILICEYYNPVPVEVAYRGNSGKLFKRDFAGEMLDSYPDLQLLDYGFSYHRDPQFPTDDINWFLLEKRL; encoded by the coding sequence ATGCGTGACTTGAGTGAGCAAGAACAGTTCTGGCAGGGCAACTTCGGTGATCAGTACGTGAGGCGCAATCAAGGCCAGCCGCTGACCGCTGCCAACCTGGCGTTATTCGCCAAGGCGCTGGCGCGCACTTTGCGGCTCGACAGCCTGTTAGAACTGGGCACCAACACGGGCAATAACCTGCAGGCGCTGCATCAATTATTTCCGAGCTGCGAGTTGCATGGCGTCGAGATCAACGCACACGCTCACGTCTGCGCTCAAGCGCTGGGTATTGGTGATGTCTGGCACGGTTCGTTGTTCGACTATCCCCATGACCGAACCTTCGACCTGACGCTGAGCAAAGGCGTGCTGATTCACTTGGCGCCCGAGTTACTACCCACGGCCTACGCGCAACTGCACGGCCTAAGCCAGCGCTACATTTTAATCTGCGAGTACTACAACCCGGTGCCGGTAGAAGTGGCCTATCGCGGCAATAGCGGCAAGTTGTTCAAGCGTGATTTCGCCGGTGAAATGCTTGACAGTTACCCAGATCTGCAACTGCTGGATTACGGCTTCAGTTACCACCGCGATCCGCAATTTCCCACGGACGACATCAACTGGTTTCTGCTGGAAAAACGCCTATGA
- the pseC gene encoding UDP-4-amino-4,6-dideoxy-N-acetyl-beta-L-altrosamine transaminase yields MSTFSIPYGRQNIDQTDIDAVVAVLKSPWLTQGPTIERFEAAMAERCEADFAVAVCNATAALHIACLAAGLSEGDWLWTTPNTFVASANCGRYCGAKVDFVDIDPLTWNLDADVLAKKLIAAEAAGTLPKVVVAVAFSGQSCDLRAMAALAERYGFTLIEDASHAVGATYLGRPVGCGAYAAMTIFSFHPVKIITSGEGGMVLTNRPELAERLRRLRSHGITADPAQMSVPSEGLWYYQQVELGFNYRMTDLHAALGLSQIARIEGFIARRRQLAARYERLLAGLPMQLPSSQSGAESAWHLYVVRVHFDRLTLSQRELFDAMRAAGIGVNLHYIPVHLQPYYQGLGFGEGDFPVAEGYFGEAVSLPLFPDLTDEQQDYVIEQLRRLLA; encoded by the coding sequence ATGAGCACCTTTTCGATTCCTTATGGGCGACAGAACATCGACCAAACGGACATCGACGCCGTAGTGGCGGTTCTTAAATCGCCGTGGCTGACTCAAGGCCCGACCATTGAACGCTTTGAAGCGGCAATGGCCGAGCGCTGCGAGGCTGATTTTGCGGTGGCGGTGTGCAATGCCACCGCAGCGCTGCACATTGCGTGTCTGGCTGCGGGGTTGAGCGAGGGCGATTGGTTATGGACCACGCCCAATACCTTTGTGGCCTCCGCCAACTGCGGACGCTATTGCGGCGCCAAGGTCGATTTTGTCGACATCGACCCGCTGACCTGGAACCTCGATGCGGATGTGCTGGCGAAAAAGCTCATCGCTGCCGAGGCCGCTGGGACATTGCCCAAGGTAGTGGTGGCGGTCGCCTTTTCCGGCCAAAGCTGTGACCTGCGCGCGATGGCGGCACTGGCTGAGCGTTATGGATTTACGTTAATTGAAGACGCATCCCATGCCGTCGGCGCGACGTACCTTGGGCGTCCTGTAGGCTGTGGCGCGTACGCGGCGATGACCATTTTCAGCTTTCATCCGGTGAAAATCATTACCTCGGGCGAAGGCGGCATGGTCCTGACTAATCGACCGGAATTGGCCGAGCGTTTACGTCGGTTGCGCAGCCATGGGATTACCGCAGACCCAGCACAGATGTCGGTGCCGAGCGAAGGGCTTTGGTATTACCAACAAGTCGAGCTGGGGTTCAACTATCGAATGACGGACTTGCACGCCGCGCTGGGGCTGTCGCAAATAGCCCGGATCGAGGGTTTTATTGCGCGGCGGCGTCAGTTGGCGGCTCGTTACGAGCGACTGTTGGCCGGGCTTCCTATGCAATTACCAAGCTCACAATCCGGCGCTGAATCAGCGTGGCATCTCTATGTGGTGCGGGTACATTTTGATCGGCTTACACTCAGCCAGCGAGAGCTGTTCGACGCTATGCGGGCGGCGGGTATCGGCGTGAACTTGCATTACATTCCAGTGCATTTGCAGCCTTATTACCAAGGCTTAGGCTTTGGCGAGGGTGATTTTCCGGTGGCCGAAGGTTATTTCGGTGAAGCAGTCAGCTTGCCGCTGTTCCCTGATCTGACCGATGAGCAACAAGACTATGTAATCGAGCAGCTGCGCCGCCTTTTGGCCTAA
- the pseB gene encoding UDP-N-acetylglucosamine 4,6-dehydratase (inverting), protein MFNGKSIFISGGTGSFGRNFIRRLLEQYQPKRVVVFSRDELKQYEMQQTFNAPCMRYFLGDVRDAERLRVAMRGIDYVVHAAALKQVPAAEYNPTEFIRTNVNGAENIIAAAIDNGVKRVIALSTDKAASPINLYGATKLLSDKLFVAANNIAGDQSTRFSVVRYGNVAGSRGSVVTFFSKLISEGARELPITDVRMTRFWITLDHGVQFVLDSFARMHGGEVFVPKIPSIRVVDLAKGMAAHLPHTIVGIRPGEKLHELMVPLDDARMTIEFKDHYTIQPSIRFTSVDVDFAIDGVGEQGVAVDEDFEYRSDINPEFVSVGQISALHEESPPQLPVELPA, encoded by the coding sequence ATGTTCAACGGCAAATCGATTTTTATCTCAGGCGGCACGGGTTCATTCGGCCGTAATTTCATTCGCCGCTTGCTAGAGCAGTATCAGCCCAAGCGCGTCGTGGTGTTTTCACGCGACGAGCTCAAGCAGTACGAAATGCAGCAAACGTTCAATGCACCGTGCATGCGTTATTTTCTTGGCGATGTGCGCGATGCCGAGCGTTTGCGGGTGGCAATGCGAGGGATCGATTACGTGGTACATGCCGCGGCCCTTAAGCAGGTACCAGCGGCGGAATACAATCCGACGGAGTTCATCCGAACCAACGTCAATGGCGCGGAAAATATTATTGCCGCCGCCATTGATAACGGGGTGAAACGGGTGATTGCCTTGTCCACGGACAAGGCCGCCAGCCCGATCAATTTGTATGGCGCAACCAAGTTGCTGTCAGACAAATTGTTCGTCGCGGCGAACAATATTGCCGGCGACCAATCGACGCGTTTCTCGGTGGTGCGTTATGGCAACGTGGCGGGTTCCCGAGGCTCAGTGGTGACGTTTTTCAGCAAGCTGATCAGCGAAGGTGCGCGGGAACTGCCGATCACTGATGTCCGGATGACACGCTTCTGGATCACCCTCGATCATGGTGTGCAATTTGTACTCGACAGCTTTGCCCGGATGCACGGCGGCGAAGTGTTTGTGCCGAAAATTCCCTCGATACGGGTGGTGGATTTGGCCAAAGGCATGGCAGCGCATTTGCCGCACACGATTGTCGGTATCCGTCCCGGTGAAAAGCTTCATGAACTGATGGTGCCGTTGGACGACGCGCGCATGACCATAGAGTTCAAGGATCACTACACCATTCAACCGTCGATTCGCTTCACCAGCGTCGATGTCGATTTTGCCATCGACGGTGTGGGCGAGCAGGGTGTGGCGGTGGATGAAGATTTTGAATACCGTTCCGACATCAACCCCGAATTTGTGAGTGTGGGGCAGATTTCAGCCCTGCACGAAGAGTCACCTCCCCAGCTGCCGGTCGAGCTACCGGCATGA
- a CDS encoding TIGR00180 family glycosyltransferase produces MQNNDSTDEPSSLAERLTLVIMTHNRPAFLLRALQFYSDFPCTFLVLDSSPNAVEGLTERFPDVNYQHLPQFAYTGLQGKLAYGLTLVTTPYMLFAADDDFILHDAIGQSLAFLETNPDYGVCYGYSLMYLAHSNFVQYYRRDKKVQEDYASDHPEQRVRDFFSQFIPPFYSVARTELLRQWFEAAPLDIIVEWGEIGHAYYLLVSSKVRILPIPYSVRELNYITSDHNTEVTTVLGPRDAKGEQDREDKAEFFASLSTTITDLDQAQIKQSVLDSFHEMLDGLCKGTALTMEPIFMSSWTSPLSGPSRQFGPMQYVELPFYNQAFFDQLTQIEFLLHAMPAGRVQLEELEGVWALQQEASLEHDTDSIKTITGRLWPAMDRSPFNKQVVESLSHNLQLLDEPGESGALVDWLKRLDAVSVQNRNTQLAKMPSGRLINWLEARAPSADQGTLITKHLDAHHGGPQVCILLLNANNDNRKLQITLDSLMESQFRAFKVVVFTNGMPATTTTAQDMLHFVKITHENCIDKLNQVARQTSCDWILLANGGDQFTASGLLRASVELLAAPDCRAVFADEVQRLPSGSLIDVFRPDFNLDLLQSFPALMSRHWLIRKDVFVDAGGYSADFDSALDFELLLRIIERGGVSWLAHLDEPLLICEQPWIGENGHESLALNRHLTGRGYKAHVSSAVPGTYQIDYRHREQPLVSIIVHSHNNLECLKRCLTHVLLKTRHRFYEVLIVDDQSTDDETISWLALQDVAGSRVRVLRNEQALNASALLNDACRQANGEYLVLLSDEAEVVSPNWIELLLNQAQRPEVGVVGAKLIESDGKITQAGLILGLNGGVGSAFVGEKKDAKGYLHRLVVEQSYSAVSANCLMVRKELFDAVGGLDETDFSEAYSDVDVCLKIGQAGYLIVWTPQVEIIHPGTTPTSEGALEKLRDKWSSQFAHDPAYNSSLSLTGKGFTLGDASSVDWAALLV; encoded by the coding sequence ATGCAAAATAATGACAGTACTGATGAGCCTTCGTCTTTGGCCGAGCGGCTGACGCTGGTGATTATGACCCATAATCGTCCGGCCTTTTTGCTCAGAGCGCTGCAGTTCTATAGCGATTTTCCGTGCACCTTCCTCGTGCTTGATTCTTCTCCAAATGCTGTTGAAGGTCTGACTGAGCGCTTTCCAGATGTCAATTACCAACACCTTCCGCAGTTTGCGTATACCGGCCTGCAGGGGAAGTTAGCCTACGGTCTGACCTTGGTGACCACGCCGTATATGTTGTTTGCGGCGGACGATGACTTTATTTTGCACGATGCCATTGGGCAGTCGTTGGCGTTTCTCGAAACGAACCCGGACTACGGTGTTTGTTACGGATACAGTTTGATGTACTTGGCACACAGCAACTTTGTGCAGTACTACCGTCGCGATAAAAAGGTCCAGGAAGATTACGCGTCTGATCACCCGGAGCAGCGGGTTCGGGACTTCTTTAGCCAATTTATTCCACCGTTCTATTCGGTAGCCCGAACCGAGTTGCTGCGCCAGTGGTTTGAGGCTGCGCCGCTAGACATCATCGTGGAGTGGGGTGAAATCGGCCACGCTTACTATCTTTTAGTCTCGTCAAAAGTTCGTATTCTTCCGATTCCTTACAGTGTTCGAGAGCTGAACTACATTACGTCAGACCACAACACTGAAGTGACGACGGTGCTGGGTCCTAGAGACGCCAAGGGCGAACAGGATCGCGAAGACAAGGCGGAATTTTTCGCCAGTCTGTCTACGACGATTACTGACCTCGATCAGGCGCAGATCAAGCAATCAGTGCTGGACAGTTTTCACGAGATGCTGGACGGCTTGTGCAAAGGGACTGCCTTGACCATGGAGCCTATCTTTATGTCCAGCTGGACCAGTCCGCTCAGTGGGCCGTCCCGGCAGTTCGGTCCGATGCAGTACGTCGAATTGCCGTTCTACAACCAGGCTTTTTTCGACCAACTGACGCAGATTGAGTTTTTGCTTCACGCCATGCCCGCTGGCCGCGTGCAGCTTGAGGAACTCGAAGGTGTCTGGGCATTGCAGCAGGAAGCGTCACTGGAGCACGACACCGATAGCATCAAAACTATTACCGGGCGTTTGTGGCCGGCGATGGACCGTAGTCCATTCAACAAGCAGGTCGTTGAAAGCCTTTCGCATAATCTCCAGCTACTGGATGAGCCCGGAGAATCTGGAGCGTTGGTTGATTGGTTAAAGCGACTGGACGCGGTGTCGGTTCAGAATCGCAACACTCAACTCGCTAAAATGCCTTCCGGTCGCCTGATTAACTGGCTGGAGGCGCGTGCGCCCAGTGCGGATCAAGGCACGTTAATTACTAAACACCTTGATGCGCATCACGGTGGTCCTCAAGTTTGTATATTGCTGTTGAATGCAAACAACGACAACAGAAAATTACAGATAACCCTCGACAGTTTGATGGAAAGTCAGTTTAGAGCGTTCAAGGTCGTGGTGTTTACGAATGGCATGCCTGCGACCACCACCACGGCTCAGGACATGCTGCATTTTGTTAAGATCACCCATGAAAACTGTATCGATAAACTTAACCAAGTGGCACGGCAAACATCCTGTGATTGGATACTACTGGCCAATGGCGGCGATCAGTTCACCGCCAGCGGATTATTGCGCGCCAGTGTCGAGTTGTTAGCAGCGCCTGATTGCCGTGCGGTATTTGCTGACGAAGTACAACGATTGCCGAGTGGGTCGCTGATCGATGTGTTCCGTCCGGATTTCAACTTGGATCTGTTGCAAAGTTTCCCCGCCTTAATGTCGCGCCATTGGTTGATCCGCAAGGACGTGTTTGTCGACGCTGGTGGTTATTCCGCAGACTTCGACAGTGCATTGGATTTCGAATTGCTGCTGCGCATTATCGAGCGCGGTGGAGTGAGTTGGTTGGCCCACCTTGACGAGCCGTTGCTCATTTGCGAGCAGCCGTGGATCGGTGAAAATGGCCATGAAAGCCTGGCGTTAAACCGGCATCTCACCGGCCGCGGCTACAAGGCCCACGTGAGTTCGGCAGTGCCGGGCACCTATCAAATCGACTATCGTCACCGCGAGCAACCTCTGGTGTCGATCATCGTCCACAGCCACAACAATCTTGAGTGTCTCAAACGTTGCCTGACCCATGTTCTGTTGAAAACCCGCCACCGGTTCTACGAAGTGCTGATCGTCGACGACCAGAGCACCGATGACGAAACGATCAGTTGGTTGGCTCTTCAGGATGTCGCCGGCAGTCGAGTAAGGGTGCTGCGCAACGAACAAGCCCTGAATGCGTCAGCGTTGCTCAACGACGCGTGCCGTCAGGCTAACGGCGAGTACCTGGTGTTGCTCTCGGACGAGGCTGAGGTGGTGAGTCCGAACTGGATCGAGCTGCTGCTTAACCAGGCTCAGCGCCCTGAAGTCGGGGTCGTCGGCGCCAAGCTGATTGAAAGTGACGGAAAAATCACTCAAGCCGGTCTGATTCTAGGCCTGAACGGCGGCGTCGGTTCGGCGTTTGTGGGTGAAAAGAAAGACGCCAAAGGCTACTTGCACCGCTTGGTCGTGGAACAAAGCTACTCCGCTGTTTCCGCCAACTGTTTGATGGTTCGCAAAGAACTGTTCGACGCGGTCGGTGGGCTGGATGAAACCGATTTTAGCGAAGCCTACAGTGACGTCGATGTGTGCTTGAAAATCGGACAAGCCGGTTACTTGATCGTTTGGACGCCGCAGGTCGAAATCATTCATCCGGGTACGACGCCGACGTCTGAGGGCGCACTGGAAAAATTGCGCGATAAGTGGAGCAGTCAGTTTGCCCACGACCCAGCCTACAACAGCAGCCTGTCTCTGACAGGCAAGGGGTTTACCCTCGGCGACGCGTCCAGTGTCGACTGGGCGGCGTTGCTGGTTTAA